The Streptomyces sp. NBC_01591 genome window below encodes:
- a CDS encoding serine hydrolase domain-containing protein, with translation MTDQKRMTLPDLGLFTGAPQHEHFCRMKDLLDTREMAPSAQPHPWPHGETTPLPETYDYDGTSRPTKEFLARTDTSALLVLVDGVIRHESYFLTGGPDVQWLSMSVSKSFISALVGIAVAEGHITSIDEPISSYVPVQPGSAYDGVSIKDVLQMSSGARWNEDYNDPTSDIYRLTAATAGIGGTLDDFVAHMVRESGPGTVCRYNSGETQVLGALVARATSRPVADYMSEKLCGPLGMTSAGYWLLDPAGTELAFGGLNLTARDFARLGELYRNGGVWQGRQIVPAQWVRDSVTVTAPHLRPGRPLVGGQQADGVGYGYQWWLPAGDRGEFSAVGVYNQFVYVDPVSRTTIVKLSASRRYGTSLDEATSGEEETIAFLRAIARHGH, from the coding sequence ATGACTGATCAGAAGCGCATGACCCTGCCCGACCTCGGCCTCTTCACCGGCGCGCCGCAGCACGAGCACTTCTGCCGGATGAAGGACCTCCTCGACACCCGCGAGATGGCCCCCTCCGCGCAGCCTCATCCCTGGCCACACGGTGAGACGACCCCCCTGCCGGAGACCTACGACTACGACGGCACCTCACGGCCGACCAAGGAGTTCCTGGCCCGCACCGACACGTCCGCACTGCTCGTGCTCGTCGACGGGGTCATCAGACACGAGAGCTACTTCCTGACCGGTGGCCCGGACGTGCAGTGGCTGTCCATGTCGGTCTCCAAGAGCTTCATCTCCGCGCTCGTCGGTATAGCGGTCGCCGAGGGGCACATCACGAGCATCGACGAGCCCATCAGCTCCTACGTGCCGGTGCAGCCCGGTTCCGCGTACGACGGTGTGTCCATCAAGGACGTGCTCCAGATGTCTTCCGGCGCCCGGTGGAACGAGGACTACAACGACCCGACCTCCGACATCTACCGGCTCACCGCCGCGACGGCGGGCATCGGCGGCACGCTCGACGACTTCGTCGCCCACATGGTGCGCGAGAGCGGGCCCGGCACCGTCTGTCGCTACAACTCCGGCGAGACGCAGGTACTTGGCGCCTTGGTGGCCCGCGCCACCAGCCGACCGGTCGCCGACTACATGAGCGAGAAGCTGTGCGGGCCGCTCGGCATGACGTCGGCGGGTTACTGGCTGCTGGACCCTGCCGGGACGGAACTCGCCTTCGGCGGGCTCAATCTGACCGCCCGCGACTTCGCCAGGCTCGGAGAGCTGTACCGCAACGGAGGTGTGTGGCAGGGCCGGCAGATCGTGCCCGCGCAGTGGGTGCGCGACTCGGTCACCGTGACCGCGCCGCATCTTCGACCCGGCCGCCCCCTTGTCGGCGGCCAGCAAGCCGATGGGGTCGGCTACGGCTACCAGTGGTGGCTCCCGGCGGGAGACCGTGGCGAGTTCAGCGCGGTCGGCGTCTACAACCAGTTCGTCTACGTCGATCCGGTCAGCCGGACCACCATCGTGAAGCTCTCGGCCAGCCGCCGGTACGGGACGTCCCTGGACGAAGCCACCAGCGGCGAGGAGGAGACCATCGCCTTCCTGCGCGCGATCGCCCGGCACGGCCACTGA
- a CDS encoding nuclear transport factor 2 family protein — protein MGNESEWDVQAAIEAEMRLLDADVRASPVLVSELLDPEFLEIGASGRRWDATSILTVTSDGSVVPEAPVKVSEMSGVVLAPGIVHLTYFADHSGRRAWRSSVWRLTEVGWRMYFHQGTPADDGARRP, from the coding sequence ATGGGAAACGAGAGTGAGTGGGACGTTCAAGCGGCCATTGAGGCGGAGATGCGGCTTCTCGACGCTGACGTGCGTGCTTCGCCGGTCCTGGTCTCGGAGCTCCTGGACCCGGAGTTTCTCGAGATCGGGGCGTCGGGGCGGCGGTGGGACGCGACGTCGATTCTCACGGTGACCAGCGACGGTTCGGTGGTCCCCGAAGCTCCGGTCAAGGTCAGCGAGATGTCAGGGGTCGTGCTCGCTCCCGGCATCGTTCACCTGACGTACTTCGCTGACCACAGCGGGCGCCGGGCATGGCGGAGCTCCGTGTGGCGTCTGACGGAAGTGGGCTGGCGTATGTACTTCCACCAGGGCACGCCGGCCGACGATGGCGCACGCCGACCTTAG
- a CDS encoding TetR/AcrR family transcriptional regulator codes for MSSSRVDGRTLRFQHRRPELLAAATEYVLEHGVSGLSLRPVAQALGVTHATLLRHFSSKDELLLAIAEKVRTDLAAWLMSDVELREAHSTAELVRALWRRLCEPQEQRQFLLLFEFVGHHGERSGEDEKLSRSIVHDWIGIIANRLAADGWPPEDASALSTLVLAQVRGLQLDLLISGDRARADRAIDFAVRLLDRSTRAGSADDHG; via the coding sequence ATGAGTTCTTCCCGCGTCGACGGGCGCACCCTCCGGTTCCAGCACCGGCGGCCCGAGTTGCTGGCCGCGGCGACCGAGTACGTCCTTGAACACGGCGTCAGCGGCCTGTCCCTGCGCCCCGTGGCGCAGGCGCTCGGTGTCACCCACGCGACACTGCTACGGCACTTCTCCTCGAAGGACGAACTGCTCCTGGCCATCGCGGAGAAGGTCCGCACGGATCTGGCCGCATGGCTGATGTCGGACGTGGAACTCCGTGAGGCACACTCGACGGCCGAACTCGTCAGGGCGCTATGGCGTCGGCTGTGCGAACCGCAGGAACAGCGCCAGTTCCTCCTGCTTTTCGAATTCGTCGGACATCACGGGGAGAGGTCCGGGGAAGACGAGAAACTCTCCCGGTCGATCGTCCACGACTGGATCGGGATCATCGCCAACAGGCTTGCCGCGGACGGCTGGCCGCCCGAGGATGCCTCCGCATTGTCCACCCTTGTCCTCGCGCAGGTGCGGGGCCTGCAGCTCGATCTCCTCATCTCCGGGGACCGCGCACGAGCGGACCGCGCCATCGACTTCGCCGTACGCCTCCTCGACCGCTCCACCCGGGCCGGCAGTGCAGACGATCACGGGTAG